In Deltaproteobacteria bacterium, the DNA window TATGCCATGCCCTTGACCTTATAGGTTATGATACCTTATCGGACAATTACCATGTACTCTTTTGATATATCTAAATAAAAGGTCTCATCAAAATTTTGAAACGCTCAGTTTAGGGGATAGACACAAGGTTGAAAAACGGAGATCCTGGTATTTAGATGGGAGAAAAAGAAAATGAAATTCGAAAAGAACATCCTATGTATTGGCGCGGGTTACGTCGGCGGGCCTACCATGGCGGTAATCGCCTTGAAGTGCCCAGAGTACAAGGTGACGGTGGTGGATATCAACCACGAGAAGATCCGGGCCTGGCAAAGCGACGATCTTCCCATCTTTGAACCGGGGCTCCTGGAAGTGGTAAAGGCGGCCAGGAACAGGAATCTTTTCTTTTCGACGGATATCCCCAAGGAGATTCGGGAGGCCGATATTATTTTCGTTTCGGTCAACACCCCGACCAAGACCTTCGGTCAGGGAGCCGGCAAGGCGGCCGACCTCCAGTACTGGGAAAAGACGGCCCGGCAGATCCTTGAGAATTCGGACCGGGGAAAGATCATTGTGGAAAAGTCCACCCTGCCCGTTCGGACGGCCTCGGCCATGGAGCGTATCCTGAACGCGAATTCCGACCATATCCAATTTGAGATCGTGTCCAACCCCGAATTTCTCGCCGAGGGTACCGCAATCAACGACCTCATGAACCCGGACCGCGTATTGATCGGATCCCGGGAGACCCCCGAGGGAATCCAGGCGAGGAAGCAGATCGTGGATATATACGCCCACTGGGTGCCGAGGGAACGGATAATCGAATCCAACGTATGGAGCTCCGAATTGTCCAAGCTCACAGCCAACGCATTCCTCGCCCAGCGGATCTCCTCCATCAATTCCATTTCCGCGCTCTGCGAGGCGACGGAGGCCGACATTGAGGAGGTGGCCTATGCCATCGGGACGGACTCCAGGATAGGTTCCAGTTTCCTCAAGGCCAGTGTCGGTTTCGGGGGATCCTGTTTCAAGAAGGATATCCTGAACCTTGTGTACATCTGTCAGAGCTATGGGCTGAAGGAGGTGGCGGAGTACTGGGAATCCGTGGTCAGGATCAACGAGTGGCAGGAGACGCGGTTTATCAGGAACATGCTCGCCAACATGTTCAACACGGTTGCCGGCAAGAGGATCGCTCTGTTTGGGT includes these proteins:
- a CDS encoding UDP-glucose 6-dehydrogenase — translated: MKFEKNILCIGAGYVGGPTMAVIALKCPEYKVTVVDINHEKIRAWQSDDLPIFEPGLLEVVKAARNRNLFFSTDIPKEIREADIIFVSVNTPTKTFGQGAGKAADLQYWEKTARQILENSDRGKIIVEKSTLPVRTASAMERILNANSDHIQFEIVSNPEFLAEGTAINDLMNPDRVLIGSRETPEGIQARKQIVDIYAHWVPRERIIESNVWSSELSKLTANAFLAQRISSINSISALCEATEADIEEVAYAIGTDSRIGSSFLKASVGFGGSCFKKDILNLVYICQSYGLKEVAEYWESVVRINEWQETRFIRNMLANMFNTVAGKRIALFGFAFKANTGDTRESPAIYVARGLLEERAEVVITDPKAIENAKIDLADVRELVQFESDPYRAADGAHAIAVLTEWDLYRELDYERILKGMVKPAFIFDGRNILDHKLLFDMGFNVLAIGKPPLRHF